A window from Falco naumanni isolate bFalNau1 chromosome 3, bFalNau1.pat, whole genome shotgun sequence encodes these proteins:
- the IFNLR1 gene encoding interferon lambda receptor 1, with translation MSTWRVRVLMALCFLWQTRGHVQLPPPQNVTLLSKDFDMILTWTPGEGSPPDVTYTVKYESQERMDEWIKVPHCKNIHRTSCNLTCVLPNLFVKVRARVKAVSGRFRSPWVESQFKEYHLDVELAPPVLNVNVKENLMHVNASFPLATCVESFSWMYDLNLWEAGSEDKKLYERNFRKSTVTIDTTALRGNYCLSARSSVQSIDFKHSKFSKPVCVLLNHKAVEWKFPFSATTPVFFLPIFLTSAFITCLLKQDAKQKKIPYALDFSHLKAAGPAFHCELSEKEIFSDYLVCTGKPVSQRKTNNALARNNLPWMASLLSSSSSSSSSLEEEEEEEEEEEEEDSSSVIPYTEVPQFPKRHLNCQTSRTAQGETSLDSGSGGLSVDSGSVLDLSTLGFSFFPMRKKEVDTSGSQGNEKASLSHSFSLGRISSLTDVSFPGPREHGQHDTDRDGCLEMTPLQTLTEGICAKLPAEEHYLHRKAHHFTKYYQKPTADVHVQISEVSQLSEDPELLISFQTLRVAEDEGIASDCDSDNFTEGTPPTSMVLSDTFETSNMEEKYDQEFKIKGYEHTHYMGRS, from the exons ATGTCTACCTGGAGGGTCAGAGTCCTGATGGCACTGTGCTTCCTGTGGCAGACTAGAG GTCATGTTCAACTTCCCCCTCCTCAAAATGTTACATTATTGTCAAAGGATTTTGACATGATCTTGACATGGACTCCAGGAGAAGGCTCTCCACCAGATGTGACATACACTGTAAAGTATGAAAG cCAGGAACGCATGGATGAATGGATAAAGGTTCCTCATTgcaaaaatattcacagaacCTCTTGCAATCTAACTTGTGTGCTTCCAAACCTCTTTGTTAAAGTCCGGGCTCGAGTAAAAGCTGTTTCTGGACGATTCCGGTCGCCATGGGTAGAATCACAATTCAAGGAATACCATTTGGATG TGGAACTGGCTCCCCCAGTGCTGAATGTGAATGTCAAGGAGAACTTAATGCATGTGAATGCCTCCTTCCCTTTGGCCACCTGTGTGGAGAGTTTCTCTTGGATGTACGACTTGAACCTTTGGGAAGCTGGATCTGAAGACAAG AAGCTATACGAACGTAACTTTAGGAAGAGTACGGTGACTATCGATACCACTGCACTTAGAGGCAACTACTGTTTAAGTGCCAGATCTTCCGTCCAGAGCATTGACTTCAAGCACAGCAAATTCTCCAAACCAGTGTGTGTGCTATTAAACCACAAAG cagtgGAATGGAAGTTCCCATTTTCTGCCACAACCcctgtgtttttccttcccatctttCTGACAAGTGCCTTCATCACCTGCTTGCTGAAACAAGAtgctaaacaaaagaaaatacccTATGCTTTG GATTTCTCTCATTTAAAAGCTGCTGGACCAGCCTTTCACTGTGAGCTCAGTGAAAAGGAAATCTTCAGTGACTATCTTGTCTGCacaggaaagccagtgtcacaaaggaaaacaaacaacgCTTTAGCAAGAAATAACCTACCATGGATGGCTTCTCTcctatcatcatcatcatcatcatcatcatcattggaggaggaagaggaggaggaggaggaggaggaggaggaagacagcaGTTCTGTCATCCCATACACTGAAGTGCCCCAGTTTCCAAAGAGACATCTCAACTGTCAAACATCCAGAACAGCTCAGGGGGAAACTAGCCTGGACTCTGGATCTGGAGGTCTCTCTGTGGATAGTGGATCTGTGCTTGACCTAAGTACATTgggtttctctttctttccaatgAGAAAGAAGGAGGTGGACACCTCAGGATCCCAAGGAAATGAGAAGGCATCCCTTTCTCACAGTTTCTCTTTGGGAAGAATATCCTCCCTCACTGATGTGAGTTTCCCAGGCCCCAGGGAACATGGACAGCATGATACAGACAGGGATGGATGCCTGGAAATGACCCCTCTTCAAACACTGACAGAGGGGATTTGTGCCAAACTTCCAGCTGAAGAGCACTACCTGCATAGGAAGGCTCATCATTTCACCAAGTATTACCAGAAACCAACAGCTGATGTGCATGTCCAGATCAGTGAGGTATCACAGCTCAGTGAGGATCCCGAGCTGCTCATTTCCTTTCAGACATTACGGGTGGCAGAAGATGAAGGTATTGCAAGTGACTGTGACAGTGATAATTTTACAGAAGGGACACCTCCCACATCCATGGTGCTAAGCGACACATTTGAAACTTCAAATATGGAGGAAAAATATGATCAGGAGTTTAAAATCAAAGGCTATGAGCACACACATTACATGGGAAGGAGCTAG